In Rhizobium sp. 11515TR, the DNA window TCACCAGCTTGATATCCTCGGGACGAATGCCATAGGTCACGGCAGTCGGCGGATACTGTTCGCTCGGCAGGATAAGTCCGTCGGTGGTGCGGAAACCGGCGTTCGTCATGCTACCCTTGATGAAATTCATCGCGGGAGAGCCGATGAAACCCGCGACGAAGAGATTGACCGGGCGGTCATAGAGCTCAAGCGGCGATCCGGATTGCTCGATCAGGCCGTCCTTCATGACGACGATCTTGTCGGCCATCGTCATCGCTTCGATCTGATCATGCGTGACGTATATGGTCGTGGTCTGCAGTCGCTGGTGCATCTCCTTGATTTCGGATCGCATCTGGACGCGAAGTTTTGCATCGAGATTCGACAGAGGCTCGTCGAAGAGGAAGACGGCCGGATCGCGAACGATTGCCCGGCCCATGGCAACGCGCTGCCGCTGCCCGCCGGAAAGCTGTTTCGGATAGCGTTCGAGAAGGTTTTCGAGCCCGAGGATTTTCGCTGCATTGCCGACGCGCTGATCGATTTCCGCCTTCGGCATCCGCTTCAGCCGCAAGGAGAAACCCATGTTCTTGGCGACCGTCATATGAGGATAGAGGGCATAATTCTGGAAGACCATCGCGATATCGCGATCCTTCGGCGCGAGATCGTTGACGATATGCTTGCCGATCTGGATATCGCCCGAGGTGATCCCCTCCAAGCCGGCGATCATTCTGAGCAAGGTG includes these proteins:
- a CDS encoding ABC transporter ATP-binding protein, with amino-acid sequence MAHVRVNNARKDYGAFKAIKGVSVDIRDGEFVVLVGPSGCGKSTLLRMIAGLEGITSGDIQIGKHIVNDLAPKDRDIAMVFQNYALYPHMTVAKNMGFSLRLKRMPKAEIDQRVGNAAKILGLENLLERYPKQLSGGQRQRVAMGRAIVRDPAVFLFDEPLSNLDAKLRVQMRSEIKEMHQRLQTTTIYVTHDQIEAMTMADKIVVMKDGLIEQSGSPLELYDRPVNLFVAGFIGSPAMNFIKGSMTNAGFRTTDGLILPSEQYPPTAVTYGIRPEDIKLVTDGIEVETVVVEPTGSETMVIARLGTQTITCVFRERIRAAPGDTLRIAPAHNAVHLFDENGQRIPDGGSRGH